One window of the Eucalyptus grandis isolate ANBG69807.140 chromosome 8, ASM1654582v1, whole genome shotgun sequence genome contains the following:
- the LOC104444252 gene encoding P-loop guanosine triphosphatase YjiA isoform X3: MATLRFLISRAASSGGNLRLHLQPRCTAAPSSPALQLLRSLHSLISRRRDVRTFVSEPDYRVEDGAGAAAAAALGLDDRVPATVITGFLGSGKTTLLNHILTAQHGKRIAVIENEFGEVDIDGSLVASHSSASEEIIMVNNGCLCCTVRGDLVKMLLELVKKKRYKFDHIVIETTGLAKPGPVIDTFCSDELVSRYVKLDGVVTLVDSKHVMRHLNEVKPRFVVNEAVEQIAYADRIIINKIDLATEAELDILTKRIKHINGMAQIKLAKYGSVDMDFVLGVGGYDLDRIDSEVHGDDSSCHAHQHGHGNAEEHKGHHHHHHHDHVHDSAVSSVSIVSEGTLDLDEVDDWFERLTEQKGEDLYRMKGVLSVTGYEQRYVFQGVHSTLDGCPGKVWGPDEKRINKLVFIGRNLDETALRKGFKGCLV, encoded by the exons ATGGCGACGCTCAGATTCTTGATTTCCAGGGCGGCGTCGAGCGGCGGCAACCTTCGTCTCCATCTCCAGCCGCGCTGCACCGCCGCCCCTTCTTCTCCCGCGCTCCAACTCCTCCGAAGCCTCCACTCCCTCATTTCTCGTCGCCGGGACGTCAGGACCTTCGTCTCCGAGCCGGACTACAGGGTCGAAGACGGAgccggggcggcggcggcggcggcgctcgGTCTCGACGACCGCGTGCCCGCCACGGTGATCACCGGCTTCCTCGGCTCCGGGAAG ACGACTCTGCTCAACCATATTCTGACAGCCCAACATGGCAAGCGGATCGCTGTTATTGAAAATGAG TTTGGTGAGGTGGATATTGATGGTTCGTTGGTCGCAAGTCATTCTTCCGCGTCCGAGGAAATTATAATGGTTAACAACGGGTGCTTATGCTGTACTGTACGTGGAGACTTGGTGAAGATGTTGCTGGAGTTGGTTAAGAAGAAAAGGTACAAATTTGATCATATTGTGATCGAAACCACAG GCCTTGCTAAGCCAGGTCCAGTTATTGACACATTTTGTTCTGATGAATTGGTTTCAAGATACGTGAAATTGGATGGTGTTGTTACCTTGGTTGACTCCAAGCATGTTATGAGGCACTTAAATGAAGTGAAACCGAGATTTGTTGTAAATGAAGCAGTTGAACAAATCGCTTATGCTGACCGTATTATTATAAACAAG ATTGATTTAGCAACTGAAGCTGAACTGGATATATTGACTAAAAGGATCAAG CACATCAATGGGATGGCACAAATCAAGCTAGCTAAATATGGAAGCGTCGACATGGATTTTGTTTTGGGAGTGGGAGGTTACGATCTGGACAG AATTGATTCTGAAGTTCATGGAGATGACTCATCCTGTCATGCACATCAACATGGGCATG GTAATGCAGAAGAGCACAAAGggcatcatcaccatcatcatcatgatcaTGTGCATGATTCTGCAGTTTCCAGCGTCAGTATTGTTTCTGAGGGTACACTGGATCTTGATGAG GTTGATGATTGGTTTGAGAGACTGACTGAACAAAAAGGGGAGGACCTGTACAGAATGAAGGGTGTACTATCTGTGACTGGTTATGAGCAACGATACGTATTCCAG GGTGTTCATTCAACATTGGATGGCTGTCCGGGAAAAGTATGGGGTCCTGATGAGAAGAGAATAAACAAGCTTGTCTTTATTGGGAGGAACCTCGATGAAACTGCCCTACGAAAAGGCTTCAAGGGGTGTCTTGTATGA
- the LOC104444252 gene encoding COBW domain-containing protein 1 isoform X4 encodes MATLRFLISRAASSGGNLRLHLQPRCTAAPSSPALQLLRSLHSLISRRRDVRTFVSEPDYRVEDGAGAAAAAALGLDDRVPATVITGFLGSGKTTLLNHILTAQHGKRIAVIENEFGEVDIDGSLVASHSSASEEIIMVNNGCLCCTVRGDLVKMLLELVKKKRYVKLDGVVTLVDSKHVMRHLNEVKPRFVVNEAVEQIAYADRIIINKIDLATEAELDILTKRIKHINGMAQIKLAKYGSVDMDFVLGVGGYDLDRIDSEVHGDDSSCHAHQHGHACVGNAEEHKGHHHHHHHDHVHDSAVSSVSIVSEGTLDLDEVDDWFERLTEQKGEDLYRMKGVLSVTGYEQRYVFQGVHSTLDGCPGKVWGPDEKRINKLVFIGRNLDETALRKGFKGCLV; translated from the exons ATGGCGACGCTCAGATTCTTGATTTCCAGGGCGGCGTCGAGCGGCGGCAACCTTCGTCTCCATCTCCAGCCGCGCTGCACCGCCGCCCCTTCTTCTCCCGCGCTCCAACTCCTCCGAAGCCTCCACTCCCTCATTTCTCGTCGCCGGGACGTCAGGACCTTCGTCTCCGAGCCGGACTACAGGGTCGAAGACGGAgccggggcggcggcggcggcggcgctcgGTCTCGACGACCGCGTGCCCGCCACGGTGATCACCGGCTTCCTCGGCTCCGGGAAG ACGACTCTGCTCAACCATATTCTGACAGCCCAACATGGCAAGCGGATCGCTGTTATTGAAAATGAG TTTGGTGAGGTGGATATTGATGGTTCGTTGGTCGCAAGTCATTCTTCCGCGTCCGAGGAAATTATAATGGTTAACAACGGGTGCTTATGCTGTACTGTACGTGGAGACTTGGTGAAGATGTTGCTGGAGTTGGTTAAGAAGAAAAG ATACGTGAAATTGGATGGTGTTGTTACCTTGGTTGACTCCAAGCATGTTATGAGGCACTTAAATGAAGTGAAACCGAGATTTGTTGTAAATGAAGCAGTTGAACAAATCGCTTATGCTGACCGTATTATTATAAACAAG ATTGATTTAGCAACTGAAGCTGAACTGGATATATTGACTAAAAGGATCAAG CACATCAATGGGATGGCACAAATCAAGCTAGCTAAATATGGAAGCGTCGACATGGATTTTGTTTTGGGAGTGGGAGGTTACGATCTGGACAG AATTGATTCTGAAGTTCATGGAGATGACTCATCCTGTCATGCACATCAACATGGGCATG CATGTGTAGGTAATGCAGAAGAGCACAAAGggcatcatcaccatcatcatcatgatcaTGTGCATGATTCTGCAGTTTCCAGCGTCAGTATTGTTTCTGAGGGTACACTGGATCTTGATGAG GTTGATGATTGGTTTGAGAGACTGACTGAACAAAAAGGGGAGGACCTGTACAGAATGAAGGGTGTACTATCTGTGACTGGTTATGAGCAACGATACGTATTCCAG GGTGTTCATTCAACATTGGATGGCTGTCCGGGAAAAGTATGGGGTCCTGATGAGAAGAGAATAAACAAGCTTGTCTTTATTGGGAGGAACCTCGATGAAACTGCCCTACGAAAAGGCTTCAAGGGGTGTCTTGTATGA
- the LOC104444252 gene encoding P-loop guanosine triphosphatase YjiA isoform X2, with the protein MATLRFLISRAASSGGNLRLHLQPRCTAAPSSPALQLLRSLHSLISRRRDVRTFVSEPDYRVEDGAGAAAAAALGLDDRVPATVITGFLGSGKTTLLNHILTAQHGKRIAVIENEFGEVDIDGSLVASHSSASEEIIMVNNGCLCCTVRGDLVKMLLELVKKKRYKFDHIVIETTGLAKPGPVIDTFCSDELVSRYVKLDGVVTLVDSKHVMRHLNEVKPRFVVNEAVEQIAYADRIIINKIDLATEAELDILTKRIKHINGMAQIKLAKYGSVDMDFVLGVGGYDLDRIDSEVHGDDSSCHAHQHGHACVGNAEEHKGHHHHHHHDHVHDSAVSSVSIVSEGTLDLDEVDDWFERLTEQKGEDLYRMKGVLSVTGYEQRYVFQGVHSTLDGCPGKVWGPDEKRINKLVFIGRNLDETALRKGFKGCLV; encoded by the exons ATGGCGACGCTCAGATTCTTGATTTCCAGGGCGGCGTCGAGCGGCGGCAACCTTCGTCTCCATCTCCAGCCGCGCTGCACCGCCGCCCCTTCTTCTCCCGCGCTCCAACTCCTCCGAAGCCTCCACTCCCTCATTTCTCGTCGCCGGGACGTCAGGACCTTCGTCTCCGAGCCGGACTACAGGGTCGAAGACGGAgccggggcggcggcggcggcggcgctcgGTCTCGACGACCGCGTGCCCGCCACGGTGATCACCGGCTTCCTCGGCTCCGGGAAG ACGACTCTGCTCAACCATATTCTGACAGCCCAACATGGCAAGCGGATCGCTGTTATTGAAAATGAG TTTGGTGAGGTGGATATTGATGGTTCGTTGGTCGCAAGTCATTCTTCCGCGTCCGAGGAAATTATAATGGTTAACAACGGGTGCTTATGCTGTACTGTACGTGGAGACTTGGTGAAGATGTTGCTGGAGTTGGTTAAGAAGAAAAGGTACAAATTTGATCATATTGTGATCGAAACCACAG GCCTTGCTAAGCCAGGTCCAGTTATTGACACATTTTGTTCTGATGAATTGGTTTCAAGATACGTGAAATTGGATGGTGTTGTTACCTTGGTTGACTCCAAGCATGTTATGAGGCACTTAAATGAAGTGAAACCGAGATTTGTTGTAAATGAAGCAGTTGAACAAATCGCTTATGCTGACCGTATTATTATAAACAAG ATTGATTTAGCAACTGAAGCTGAACTGGATATATTGACTAAAAGGATCAAG CACATCAATGGGATGGCACAAATCAAGCTAGCTAAATATGGAAGCGTCGACATGGATTTTGTTTTGGGAGTGGGAGGTTACGATCTGGACAG AATTGATTCTGAAGTTCATGGAGATGACTCATCCTGTCATGCACATCAACATGGGCATG CATGTGTAGGTAATGCAGAAGAGCACAAAGggcatcatcaccatcatcatcatgatcaTGTGCATGATTCTGCAGTTTCCAGCGTCAGTATTGTTTCTGAGGGTACACTGGATCTTGATGAG GTTGATGATTGGTTTGAGAGACTGACTGAACAAAAAGGGGAGGACCTGTACAGAATGAAGGGTGTACTATCTGTGACTGGTTATGAGCAACGATACGTATTCCAG GGTGTTCATTCAACATTGGATGGCTGTCCGGGAAAAGTATGGGGTCCTGATGAGAAGAGAATAAACAAGCTTGTCTTTATTGGGAGGAACCTCGATGAAACTGCCCTACGAAAAGGCTTCAAGGG
- the LOC104444252 gene encoding P-loop guanosine triphosphatase YjiA isoform X1 codes for MATLRFLISRAASSGGNLRLHLQPRCTAAPSSPALQLLRSLHSLISRRRDVRTFVSEPDYRVEDGAGAAAAAALGLDDRVPATVITGFLGSGKTTLLNHILTAQHGKRIAVIENEFGEVDIDGSLVASHSSASEEIIMVNNGCLCCTVRGDLVKMLLELVKKKRYKFDHIVIETTGLAKPGPVIDTFCSDELVSRYVKLDGVVTLVDSKHVMRHLNEVKPRFVVNEAVEQIAYADRIIINKIDLATEAELDILTKRIKHINGMAQIKLAKYGSVDMDFVLGVGGYDLDRIDSEVHGDDSSCHAHQHGHACVGNAEEHKGHHHHHHHDHVHDSAVSSVSIVSEGTLDLDEVDDWFERLTEQKGEDLYRMKGVLSVTGYEQRYVFQGVHSTLDGCPGKVWGPDEKRINKLVFIGRNLDETALRKGFKGCLV; via the exons ATGGCGACGCTCAGATTCTTGATTTCCAGGGCGGCGTCGAGCGGCGGCAACCTTCGTCTCCATCTCCAGCCGCGCTGCACCGCCGCCCCTTCTTCTCCCGCGCTCCAACTCCTCCGAAGCCTCCACTCCCTCATTTCTCGTCGCCGGGACGTCAGGACCTTCGTCTCCGAGCCGGACTACAGGGTCGAAGACGGAgccggggcggcggcggcggcggcgctcgGTCTCGACGACCGCGTGCCCGCCACGGTGATCACCGGCTTCCTCGGCTCCGGGAAG ACGACTCTGCTCAACCATATTCTGACAGCCCAACATGGCAAGCGGATCGCTGTTATTGAAAATGAG TTTGGTGAGGTGGATATTGATGGTTCGTTGGTCGCAAGTCATTCTTCCGCGTCCGAGGAAATTATAATGGTTAACAACGGGTGCTTATGCTGTACTGTACGTGGAGACTTGGTGAAGATGTTGCTGGAGTTGGTTAAGAAGAAAAGGTACAAATTTGATCATATTGTGATCGAAACCACAG GCCTTGCTAAGCCAGGTCCAGTTATTGACACATTTTGTTCTGATGAATTGGTTTCAAGATACGTGAAATTGGATGGTGTTGTTACCTTGGTTGACTCCAAGCATGTTATGAGGCACTTAAATGAAGTGAAACCGAGATTTGTTGTAAATGAAGCAGTTGAACAAATCGCTTATGCTGACCGTATTATTATAAACAAG ATTGATTTAGCAACTGAAGCTGAACTGGATATATTGACTAAAAGGATCAAG CACATCAATGGGATGGCACAAATCAAGCTAGCTAAATATGGAAGCGTCGACATGGATTTTGTTTTGGGAGTGGGAGGTTACGATCTGGACAG AATTGATTCTGAAGTTCATGGAGATGACTCATCCTGTCATGCACATCAACATGGGCATG CATGTGTAGGTAATGCAGAAGAGCACAAAGggcatcatcaccatcatcatcatgatcaTGTGCATGATTCTGCAGTTTCCAGCGTCAGTATTGTTTCTGAGGGTACACTGGATCTTGATGAG GTTGATGATTGGTTTGAGAGACTGACTGAACAAAAAGGGGAGGACCTGTACAGAATGAAGGGTGTACTATCTGTGACTGGTTATGAGCAACGATACGTATTCCAG GGTGTTCATTCAACATTGGATGGCTGTCCGGGAAAAGTATGGGGTCCTGATGAGAAGAGAATAAACAAGCTTGTCTTTATTGGGAGGAACCTCGATGAAACTGCCCTACGAAAAGGCTTCAAGGGGTGTCTTGTATGA